In Prescottella soli, a genomic segment contains:
- a CDS encoding RluA family pseudouridine synthase, translating into MPVPDGLDGMRVDAGLARLLGLSRTAVAALTEEGAVLVDGAPVGKSDRLAAGTWLEVELPEPPRPLTIEAEPVEGMEILYADDDVVAVDKPVGVAAHASVGWTGPTVIGGLAAAGFRISTSGAHERQGIVHRLDVGTSGVMVVATSERAYTVLKRAFKQRTIDKRYHALVQGHPDPSSGTIDAPIGRHRSNDWKFAVTADGKPSITHYDTVEAFQAASLLDIHLETGRTHQIRVHFSALRHPCCGDLTYGADPRLAERLGLERQWLHARSLGFAHPADGHWVEITSEYPKDLQHALGVLRGT; encoded by the coding sequence ATGCCGGTTCCCGACGGACTCGACGGGATGCGGGTGGATGCCGGGCTCGCCCGGCTGCTCGGGCTGTCGCGCACGGCGGTGGCGGCTCTGACCGAGGAGGGTGCCGTCCTCGTCGACGGGGCACCGGTCGGCAAGTCCGACCGCCTCGCGGCCGGCACGTGGCTCGAGGTCGAGCTTCCCGAGCCGCCGCGTCCGCTGACGATCGAGGCGGAGCCGGTCGAGGGCATGGAGATCCTCTACGCCGACGACGACGTCGTCGCGGTCGACAAGCCCGTGGGAGTCGCGGCGCACGCGAGCGTCGGCTGGACGGGACCGACGGTCATCGGTGGTCTCGCCGCCGCCGGCTTCCGCATCTCGACGTCGGGCGCGCACGAGCGGCAGGGCATCGTGCACCGTCTCGACGTCGGCACGTCCGGAGTCATGGTGGTCGCGACGTCGGAGCGCGCGTACACGGTCCTCAAGCGGGCGTTCAAGCAGCGCACCATCGACAAGCGCTATCACGCGCTGGTGCAGGGGCACCCCGATCCGAGCAGCGGCACGATCGACGCGCCGATCGGCCGGCATCGCAGCAACGACTGGAAGTTCGCGGTCACGGCCGACGGCAAGCCGAGCATCACCCACTACGACACGGTCGAGGCGTTCCAGGCGGCGAGCCTGCTCGACATCCACCTCGAGACCGGCCGCACGCACCAGATCCGGGTGCACTTCTCGGCACTGCGCCACCCGTGCTGCGGAGACCTGACGTACGGCGCCGATCCCCGCCTGGCCGAGCGGCTGGGTCTCGAGCGTCAGTGGCTGCATGCCCGGTCGCTGGGGTTCGCGCATCCGGCCGACGGACACTGGGTCGAGATCACCAGCGAGTACCCGAAGGATCTGCAGCACGCGCTCGGAGTTCTGCGGGGCACGTGA
- the lspA gene encoding signal peptidase II — translation MVLLVVVAVVVLGLDLLTKVLAVAFIDPKNPVEIIGDTVTLTLIRNPGAAFSMATGMTWLLTLVAVGVVIGVIRIGRTLSSPWWALGLGLVLGGALGNLIDRIFRSPGPLQGHVVDFVSVGWWPVFNVADSSIVCGAILLVALTLFGIEPSGAKTSGKGDAA, via the coding sequence ATGGTGCTGCTCGTCGTTGTCGCGGTGGTCGTGCTCGGACTCGACCTGCTGACCAAGGTGCTCGCCGTCGCGTTCATCGATCCGAAGAATCCGGTCGAGATCATCGGTGACACCGTCACCTTGACGCTGATCCGCAATCCGGGCGCGGCGTTCTCGATGGCCACCGGGATGACGTGGCTGCTGACGCTGGTCGCGGTCGGCGTCGTGATCGGCGTGATCAGGATTGGGCGCACGCTCAGCTCGCCGTGGTGGGCGCTGGGTCTCGGTCTCGTCCTCGGTGGCGCGCTCGGTAATCTGATCGACCGGATCTTCCGCTCGCCCGGCCCGCTGCAGGGTCACGTCGTGGACTTCGTTTCCGTGGGCTGGTGGCCCGTGTTCAACGTCGCCGACTCGTCGATCGTGTGCGGGGCGATCCTGCTGGTGGCACTCACGCTGTTCGGGATCGAACCGAGCGGCGCCAAGACTTCTGGAAAGGGGGATGCGGCTTGA
- a CDS encoding DNA polymerase IV, with protein sequence MVSADPTRSRRWVLHLDMDAFFASVEQLTRPTLRGRPVLVGGLGGRGVVAGASYEARVFGARSAMPMHQARRLVGAAAVVLPPRGALYGHVSRQVFDALRVKMPVLEQLSLDEAFGEPTELAGATKAEVERYCEDLRALVLAETGLVASIGAGAGKQVAKIASGLAKPDGITVVSPDVQQELMSALPVRKLWGVGPVAEEKLKRLGIETIGALAALPDPEVISVLGATIGPSLQRLARGIDDRPVAERADAKQVSAETTFAQDIVTLGELRRAVESSASAAYRRLERDGRAARTVVLKLRKSDMSIVTRSLTLPYATTDLQVLTATAQRQVIDPLELGPIRLVGVGYGGLSAASQGSLFPELDQAAPDGDDEEAVSDSGPGPSAGTSPQWRPGLDVSHPEYGHGWVQGAGHGVVTVRFETRSTGRGPSRTFVDNDCDLVVADATDSLR encoded by the coding sequence ATGGTTTCCGCTGATCCCACCCGCAGCCGCCGGTGGGTCCTGCACCTCGACATGGACGCATTCTTCGCGTCCGTCGAGCAGCTGACCCGTCCCACGTTGCGCGGCCGTCCGGTCCTCGTCGGTGGGCTCGGGGGTCGGGGCGTGGTTGCCGGTGCCAGCTACGAGGCGCGGGTGTTCGGTGCGCGGTCGGCGATGCCGATGCACCAGGCCCGGCGCCTGGTGGGGGCGGCTGCCGTCGTGCTTCCCCCGCGCGGTGCGTTGTACGGGCACGTGAGCCGGCAGGTGTTCGATGCGCTGCGTGTGAAGATGCCGGTGCTGGAGCAGCTTTCGCTCGACGAGGCGTTCGGCGAGCCGACCGAGTTGGCCGGCGCCACGAAGGCCGAGGTCGAGCGGTACTGCGAGGACCTGCGCGCGCTCGTCCTGGCGGAGACGGGGCTGGTCGCGTCGATCGGGGCCGGCGCGGGCAAACAGGTCGCGAAGATCGCGTCCGGGCTCGCCAAACCGGACGGGATCACGGTGGTCTCCCCGGACGTGCAGCAGGAGTTGATGAGCGCGCTGCCGGTCCGGAAGCTGTGGGGTGTCGGGCCGGTCGCGGAGGAGAAGCTCAAGCGGCTGGGGATCGAGACGATCGGTGCGCTCGCGGCGTTGCCGGACCCCGAGGTGATCTCGGTGCTCGGCGCGACGATCGGGCCGAGCCTGCAGCGCCTCGCGCGCGGCATCGACGACCGTCCGGTGGCGGAGCGTGCCGACGCGAAACAGGTCAGTGCGGAAACGACTTTCGCGCAGGACATCGTCACGTTGGGGGAGTTGCGGCGCGCGGTCGAGTCGAGTGCCTCGGCTGCGTACCGGCGCCTGGAGCGGGATGGACGCGCGGCCCGCACGGTGGTGCTCAAGCTGCGGAAGTCGGACATGAGCATCGTCACGAGGTCGCTCACGCTGCCGTACGCGACGACGGATCTGCAGGTCCTCACAGCGACCGCGCAGCGGCAGGTGATCGACCCGCTCGAATTGGGGCCGATCCGGCTCGTCGGGGTGGGGTACGGCGGCCTGTCGGCGGCGAGCCAGGGATCGCTGTTCCCAGAACTCGATCAGGCCGCCCCCGACGGGGACGACGAAGAGGCGGTGAGTGATTCGGGTCCCGGACCGAGCGCGGGGACGTCGCCGCAGTGGCGACCCGGGCTGGACGTGTCGCACCCCGAGTACGGTCACGGGTGGGTCCAGGGGGCGGGGCACGGGGTGGTGACGGTGCGGTTCGAGACACGCAGCACCGGGCGGGGGCCGTCACGTACATTCGTTGACAACGACTGCGACCTGGTGGTCGCGGACGCGACCGACAGCCTCAGGTGA